A DNA window from Pleuronectes platessa chromosome 19, fPlePla1.1, whole genome shotgun sequence contains the following coding sequences:
- the LOC128424954 gene encoding bone morphogenetic protein 1 isoform X2, producing the protein MCDSLDADWEFVETNFTDLSDAIDYKDPCKAAAFLGDIALDEDDLLMFREDRDTNQSRSHVFTGNSSTSNESIRSKRAAKGILRRLRRAATSRAERVWPDGIIPYAISGNFSGSQRAIFRQAMRHWEKHTCVTFTERTTEESYIVFTYRPCGCCSYVGRRGSGPQAISIGKNCDKFGIVVHELGHVIGFWHEHTRPDRDEHVSIIRDNIQPGQEYNFLKMEPAEVNSLGEVYDFGSIMHYARNTFSRGIFLDTILPRYDVNGVRPPIGQRTRLSKGDIAQARKLYKCAKCGESLQDSTGNFSSPGFPHGYSAYSHCVWRISVTPGEKIVLNFTSMDLFRSHLCWYDHVEVRDGFWGKAPLKGRFCGDTLPDPIVSTDSQLWIEFRSSSSWLGKGFSAVYEAICGGEVTRDSGQIQSPNYPDDYQSNKVCVWKITVAEGFNVGLSFQSFETERHDSCAYDYVEVRDGGSVNSPLLGHFCGYDKPDDIKSSSEQLWLKFVSDGSVNKAGFAANFFKEMDECSGPDNGHCEQRCLNTLGSYRCACDPGYELAADKHSCETACGGFITVLNGSLTTPGWPKEYPPNKNCVWQLVAPIQYRITLVFDVFETEGNDVCKYDYVEVRSGLSSDSKLHGKFCGAEKPEVITSQHSNMRIEFKSDNTVSKRGFKAHFFSDIDECSDDNGGCQHECVNTFGSYSCQCRGGFTLHDNKHDCKEAGCDHVVNSASGIISSPNWPDRYPSKKACTWSLSTTPGHRIKLVFNELEMEAHLECAYDHLEIFDGRDSRAPSLGRFCGTKKPSPVVSSGNKLFLRFSSDNSVQKRGFEVSYRAGCGGSLKAEVKTKDLFSHAQFGDNNYPGGSDCLWVVTAEKGYGVEIIFRVFEIEEEADCGYDYVELYDGADIKSPRLGRYCGSGAPEEVYSAGDAIILKFHSDDSINKKGFHVRYTSTKFQDTLHASK; encoded by the exons atgTGTGATTCTCTGGACGCTGACTGGGAGTTTGTGGAAACTAATTTTACGGACCTCAGTGATGCAATCGATTACAAGGATCCCTGCAAAGCTG CTGCCTTTCTGGGAGACATCGCTCTGGATGAAGATGACCTCCTCATGTTCAGAGAGG ATAGAGACACTAATCAATCCAGATCTCACGTTTTCACAGGCAACAGTTCCACCTCCAACGAGAGCATCAGGAGTAAAAGAGCGGCAAAGGGGATCCTCCGTCGCCTGAGGAGAGCGGCCACCTCCAGGGCCGAGCGAGTGTGGCCCGACGGCATCATACCGTATGCCATCAGTGGGAATTTTAGTG GCAGTCAGCGAGCCATTTTCCGTCAGGCGATGCGTCACTGGGAGAAACACACTTGCGTAACCTTCACTGAGAGGACGACCGAGGAGAGCTACATCGTCTTCACCTACAGGCCGTGTGG gtgcTGCTCCTACGTGGGGAGGAGAGGCAGCGGCCCCCAGGCCATCTCCATCGGGAAGAACTGCGATAAGTTTGGCATTGTGGTGCACGAGCTCGGCCACGTGATCGGCTTCTGGCACGAACACACGCGTCCGGACCGTGACGAGCACGTGAGCATCATCAGAGACAACATCCAGCCAG gacAGGAGTATAACTTCCTGAAGATGGAACCGGCCGAGGTCAACTCACTGGGGGAAGTGTACGACTTTGGCAGCATCATGCATTATGCAAGGAACACATTTTCCAG AGGAATCTTCTTAGACACGATCTTGCCCCGTTACGATGTCAACGGAGTCAGGCCCCCGATTGGACAGAGGACCCGGCTCAGCAAGGGGGACATTGCACAAGCTCGCAAACTCTACAAATGTGCAA AGTGCGGCGAGAGCCTGCAGGACAGCACTGGGAACTTCTCCTCTCCTGGTTTCCCCCACGGCTACTCGGCGTACTCTCACTGCGTCTGGAGGATTTCTGTCACTCCTGGAGAGAAG ATCGTTCTGAACTTCACCTCCATGGACCTCTTCAGGAGTCACTTGTGTTGGTACGACCACGTGGAGGTCCGAGACGGCTTCTGGGGGAAAGCGCCACTGAAAG GTCGTTTCTGTGGAGACACACTTCCAGATCCCATCGTCTCCACTGACAGTCAACTGTGGATTGAgttcaggagcagcagcagctggctgGGCAAAGGCTTCTCCGCTGTTTATGAAG CCATCTGTGGGGGAGAGGTGACGCGGGACAGCGGCCAGATCCAGTCCCCCAATTATCCCGATGACTACCAGTCCAATAAAGTGTGCGTGTGGAAAATCACAGTGGCAGAGGGCTTCAATGTTGGCCTCTCATTCCAGTCGTTTGAG ACTGAGAGACACGACAGCTGCGCCTACGACTACGTGGAGGTTCGGGACGGCGGCTCGGTAAACAGCCCGCTGCTCGGCCACTTCTGTGGCTACGACAAACCGGACGACATCAAGAGCAGCTCCGAGCAGCTGTGGCTCAAGTTCGTGTCCGACGGGTCAGTCAACAAAGCCGGATTTGCAGCCAACTTTTTCAAAG AGATGGACGAGTGCTCCGGACCTGACAACGGTCACTGCGAGCAGCGCTGTCTGAACACGCTGGGCAGCTACAGGTGCGCCTGCGACCCGGGTTATGAGCTGGCGGCCGACAAACACAGCTGTGAGA CTGCCTGCGGCGGGTTCATCACCGTGCTGAACGGCTCGCTCACCACCCCCGGCTGGCCCAAAGAGTACCCCCCCAACAAGAACTGCGTGTGGCAGCTGGTGGCGCCCATCCAATACCGCATCACCCTGGTGTTCGACGTGTTCGAGACCGAAGGGAATGAT GTGTGTAAATATGATTATGTGGAGGTGCGCAGCGGCTTGAGCTCAGACTCAAAGCTTCATGGGAAATTCTGCGGAGCGGAGAAGCCCGAGGTCATCACCTCCCAACACAGCAACATGAGGATTGAGTTCAAGTCGGACAACACCGTGTCCAAGAGGGGCTTCAAGGCTCACTTCTTCTCCG ATATAGACGAGTGCTCCGACGACAATGGCGGCTGCCAGCACGAGTGCGTGAACACCTTCGGGAGCTACAGCTGTCAGTGCCGCGGGGGCTTCACGCTGCACGATAACAAGCACGACTGCAAGGAAG cCGGTTGTGATCATGTTGTGAACAGTGCGTCGGGAATCATCAGCAGCCCCAACTGGCCGGACAGATATCCCAGCAAGAAGGCCTGCACCTGGTCTCTGTCCACAACCCCGGGCCACCGCATCAAACTC GTTTTCAACGAGCTGGAGATGGAGGCCCATCTGGAGTGCGCCTACGACCACCTGGAGATCTTCGACGGGCGAGACAGCCGCGCCCCGAGTCTCGGACGCTTCTGCGGCACCAAGAAACCTTCTCCGGTCGTGTCCAGTGGAAACAAACTGTTTCTGCGGTTTTCCTCAGACAACTCGGTGCAGAAAAGAGGCTTCGAGGTTTCGTACAGAGCAG GATGTGGAGGGAGCCTGAAAGCCGAGGTCAAGACAAAAGATCTGTTCTCTCATGCACAGTTTGGAGATAACAACTACCCCGGTGGCTCCGACTGCCTGTGGGTGGTCACGGCCGAGAAGGGCTACGGCGTGGAGATCATCTTCCGAGTGTTCGAGATCGAGGAGGAGGCCGACTGCGGGTACGACTACGTGGAGCTGTACGACGGCGCCGACATCAAGTCCCCGCGGCTGGGACGCTACTGTGGATCGGGG gctcCAGAAGAGGTCTATTCGGCTGGAGACGCCATTATTTTAAAGTTTCACTCGGACGACAGCATCAACAAAAAGGGCTTTCACGTGCGCTACACGAGCACCAAGTTCCAGGACACGTTACACGCAAGCAAGTGA